A genomic segment from Sulfuritalea hydrogenivorans sk43H encodes:
- a CDS encoding phage holin family protein, which produces MRLLAVWLINALALLALPYLLPSIHVASFTTALGVAVVLGLINAVIRPVLLLLTLPVTLLTLGLFIFAINGMMFMLAAWLLEGFVVDGFLVGVIGSALYSVISWLLTKLLLSSPKS; this is translated from the coding sequence ATGCGCCTGCTCGCTGTCTGGCTGATCAACGCACTTGCCCTGCTGGCCTTGCCTTATCTGCTGCCCTCGATCCACGTCGCCAGTTTCACGACGGCTTTGGGGGTGGCGGTGGTGCTGGGGTTGATCAATGCCGTGATCCGGCCCGTGCTGCTGTTGCTCACGCTGCCCGTGACGCTGCTGACGCTGGGGCTGTTCATCTTCGCCATCAACGGCATGATGTTCATGCTGGCGGCGTGGCTGCTCGAAGGCTTTGTGGTGGACGGATTTCTCGTCGGCGTCATCGGTTCGGCGCTCTATAGCGTGATCTCCTGGCTGCTGACCAAGCTGCTGCTGAGCTCGCCCAAGTCGTGA
- a CDS encoding GatB/YqeY domain-containing protein: protein MSLETRIDDDWKAAMKAGDKAKKDALSLLRAAIKQKRVDDKVEITDAVVVAVIEKMLKQRKDSITQYEAAKRQDLADAEKFEAGVLAGYMPQGLSAAEVEAIVAAAVAESGAKGPADMGKVIALVKPKVAGRADMGEVSKLVKAKLAGA from the coding sequence ATGAGCCTCGAAACACGTATCGACGACGACTGGAAAGCCGCCATGAAGGCCGGCGACAAGGCGAAGAAAGACGCCCTGAGCCTGCTGCGCGCGGCGATCAAGCAGAAGCGTGTGGATGACAAGGTCGAGATCACCGATGCGGTGGTGGTCGCCGTGATCGAGAAAATGCTCAAGCAGCGCAAGGATTCGATCACCCAGTACGAAGCCGCCAAACGTCAGGATCTGGCCGATGCCGAGAAGTTCGAGGCCGGCGTGCTGGCGGGCTACATGCCGCAGGGCCTCTCCGCCGCCGAAGTCGAGGCCATCGTCGCCGCGGCCGTCGCCGAGTCGGGCGCCAAGGGCCCCGCCGACATGGGCAAGGTGATCGCGCTGGTCAAGCCCAAAGTCGCCGGCCGCGCCGACATGGGCGAGGTCTCGAAGCTGGTCAAGGCAAAACTCGCGGGGGCATAA
- a CDS encoding 3'-5' exonuclease family protein: protein MPFPTLAFVDLETTGATATADRITEIGIVEVDEQGVREWSCLVNPGTPISGFIERLTGISNAMVADAPPFEEVAEEVKARLEGRLFIAHNARFDYGFLKNEFKRAGHDFRATVLCTVKLSRKLYPQHHKHNLDSLIERHDLTVSSRHRALGDARLIHQFWGRLQAEIAPELLAETVRVLTARPSLPVGLDPAAIDDLPEGVGVYLFYGGNDLPLYVGKSKELKKRVLAHFAADHAAAREMDLAQQVRRIACIETGGEIGALLKEAALIKRLQPIHNRTLRPNEDLCFWQLVETQTGEWRPVLMLASDLEFRRLEHLYGPFKTAREARRTLTELAKEHRLCHSLLGLEKVKPGKPCFAHQLQQCKGACVGKEPVSFHSARLMAALGRLQLAAWPFAGPAWLREGDEVHLIDHWRHLGTAHDEADLHALLDTEPPPFDRDSYRILLKAIDRLTPLAARRV from the coding sequence ATGCCTTTTCCCACCCTGGCCTTTGTCGACCTTGAAACTACCGGCGCCACGGCGACGGCCGACCGCATCACCGAAATCGGCATTGTCGAAGTCGATGAGCAGGGCGTGCGCGAGTGGTCCTGCCTGGTCAATCCAGGCACGCCGATTTCCGGCTTCATCGAGCGCTTGACGGGGATTTCGAACGCGATGGTGGCGGATGCGCCGCCGTTCGAGGAGGTTGCGGAAGAGGTCAAGGCGCGTCTCGAAGGGCGGCTGTTCATCGCCCACAATGCGCGCTTCGACTACGGTTTCCTGAAGAACGAATTCAAGCGCGCCGGGCACGACTTTCGCGCCACGGTCTTGTGCACCGTGAAGCTCTCGCGCAAGCTGTATCCGCAGCACCACAAGCACAACCTGGACAGCCTGATCGAACGCCACGATCTCACCGTCAGCAGCCGGCACCGGGCGCTCGGCGATGCGCGGCTGATCCACCAGTTCTGGGGCCGCTTGCAGGCCGAGATCGCGCCTGAGCTTCTGGCCGAGACGGTCAGGGTGCTGACGGCACGCCCCAGCCTGCCCGTCGGGCTCGATCCGGCGGCGATCGACGATCTGCCGGAAGGTGTGGGGGTGTATCTGTTTTATGGCGGGAACGACCTGCCGCTGTATGTCGGCAAGAGCAAGGAACTGAAGAAGCGCGTGTTGGCCCACTTCGCCGCCGACCATGCGGCGGCCAGGGAGATGGACCTGGCGCAGCAGGTGCGACGCATCGCGTGCATCGAAACCGGCGGCGAGATCGGCGCGCTGCTGAAGGAAGCGGCCCTGATCAAGCGCTTGCAGCCGATCCACAACCGGACCCTGCGCCCCAACGAGGACCTCTGTTTCTGGCAACTCGTCGAAACGCAGACAGGCGAGTGGCGGCCGGTGCTGATGCTCGCGAGCGATCTCGAATTCCGCCGGCTGGAACACCTGTACGGACCGTTCAAGACCGCGCGGGAAGCCAGGCGCACGCTGACCGAATTGGCGAAGGAACATCGGCTTTGTCACTCCTTGCTCGGGCTGGAGAAGGTGAAGCCGGGCAAGCCCTGCTTTGCGCACCAGTTGCAGCAATGCAAGGGCGCTTGCGTCGGCAAGGAGCCGGTGTCCTTCCACAGCGCGCGCCTGATGGCGGCGCTCGGACGCTTGCAACTGGCTGCATGGCCTTTCGCGGGGCCGGCGTGGCTGCGGGAGGGCGATGAGGTGCATCTGATCGATCACTGGCGCCATCTGGGTACGGCGCACGATGAAGCGGACCTGCATGCCCTGCTCGACACGGAGCCGCCGCCCTTTGATCGCGACAGCTATCGGATCCTGCTCAAGGCGATTGATCGCTTGACGCCGCTGGCGGCGAGACGGGTCTAG
- a CDS encoding patatin-like phospholipase family protein gives MPFDLRLLLTVLVAASLSGCALLGEKPAPPPAPVPVKIGLALGGGAARGFAHIGVIKALEAQGIVPDIVVGTSAGAVVGALYSSGLSGFDLQKTAMDMDEGQIGDWTLPDRGVFKGEALQNFVNRAVANRPLEKLPRSFAVVSTDLKSGESVLFRTGNTGMAVRASSAVPGVFQPVSINGRDYVDGGLVSPIPARAARSLGANFVIAVDISVKPRDARTSSTLDVLLQTFAIMGQSISRYETAEADIVIRPITAELPATDFAGRHRAVLEGEKAAAAAMPEIKDRLARLRGKPAAEMR, from the coding sequence ATGCCCTTTGATCTTCGCCTGCTGCTGACCGTTCTCGTTGCAGCATCTCTCTCCGGCTGTGCCTTGCTCGGCGAAAAGCCGGCCCCGCCGCCGGCACCCGTGCCAGTCAAGATCGGCCTCGCGCTAGGCGGCGGCGCGGCGCGCGGCTTCGCCCACATCGGCGTCATCAAGGCACTGGAAGCGCAGGGCATCGTGCCCGACATCGTGGTCGGCACCAGCGCCGGCGCCGTGGTTGGCGCGCTGTATTCTTCAGGGCTTTCGGGCTTCGACCTGCAAAAGACCGCAATGGACATGGACGAGGGCCAGATCGGCGACTGGACCCTGCCCGATCGCGGCGTGTTCAAGGGCGAAGCGCTGCAGAACTTCGTCAATCGCGCGGTCGCCAACCGGCCGCTGGAAAAGCTGCCGCGCAGCTTTGCCGTGGTCTCCACGGATTTGAAGAGCGGCGAATCCGTGCTCTTTCGTACCGGCAATACCGGCATGGCGGTGCGCGCCTCGTCCGCCGTACCCGGCGTGTTCCAGCCGGTCAGCATCAACGGCCGCGACTATGTCGACGGCGGACTGGTCAGCCCGATCCCGGCGCGGGCCGCGCGCAGCCTGGGCGCCAACTTTGTGATCGCGGTCGATATTTCCGTCAAGCCGCGCGATGCGCGCACCTCGAGCACGCTCGACGTGCTGCTGCAAACCTTCGCCATCATGGGCCAGTCGATCAGTCGCTACGAAACAGCCGAGGCCGACATCGTGATCCGCCCGATCACGGCCGAGCTGCCCGCCACCGATTTCGCCGGCCGCCACCGCGCCGTGCTCGAAGGCGAAAAGGCCGCCGCCGCAGCCATGCCGGAAATCAAGGATCGACTGGCGCGGCTGCGCGGCAAGCCCGCCGCAGAAATGCGCTAG
- the metF gene encoding methylenetetrahydrofolate reductase [NAD(P)H]: protein MTFELSIEFFPPQTAEGMEKLRATRARLAVLKPEFFSVTYGAGGSTRERTLATVMEIAAEGHNAAPHLSCIGSTREGIREMLNTFIERGIRRIVALRGDLPSGMADAGEFRYANELVAFIRGETGDRFHIEVAAYPEWHPQARSPREDLLNFKRKVDAGANSAITQYFYNTDAYEHFVAEARTLGVEVPIVPGIMPIASFSKLARFSDACGAEIPRWMRRKFESFGDDTDSVRAFGLDVVTELCQRLIERGAPGLHFYSMNQAGLTLELCRRLDR from the coding sequence ATGACTTTTGAACTTTCCATCGAGTTTTTCCCTCCGCAAACTGCCGAGGGCATGGAGAAGCTGCGCGCGACGCGGGCTCGCCTCGCCGTGCTGAAGCCCGAGTTTTTCTCGGTCACCTACGGCGCCGGCGGCTCGACACGCGAGCGCACGCTGGCAACGGTGATGGAGATCGCCGCCGAAGGCCACAACGCCGCGCCGCACCTGTCCTGCATCGGCTCCACGCGCGAGGGAATCCGCGAGATGCTGAATACCTTCATCGAGCGCGGCATCCGCCGCATCGTCGCCCTGCGCGGCGACCTGCCCTCGGGCATGGCCGATGCCGGCGAGTTCCGCTATGCCAACGAGCTGGTGGCGTTCATCCGCGGCGAAACCGGTGATCGCTTCCACATCGAGGTGGCGGCCTATCCCGAATGGCATCCGCAGGCAAGGAGCCCGCGCGAGGACCTGCTGAACTTCAAACGCAAGGTCGATGCCGGCGCCAACTCGGCCATCACGCAGTATTTTTACAACACCGATGCCTACGAGCATTTCGTCGCCGAGGCGCGGACACTCGGCGTCGAGGTGCCGATCGTGCCGGGCATCATGCCGATCGCCAGCTTCTCGAAACTGGCGCGTTTTTCCGATGCCTGCGGGGCCGAAATTCCGCGCTGGATGCGGCGCAAGTTCGAAAGCTTCGGCGACGATACGGACTCGGTCCGGGCCTTCGGCCTCGATGTGGTGACCGAGCTCTGCCAGCGCCTGATCGAACGCGGCGCTCCGGGCCTGCACTTCTACAGCATGAACCAGGCGGGCCTCACGCTGGAGCTTTGCCGCCGCCTGGATCGCTGA
- the dnaG gene encoding DNA primase — protein MIPESFVQELLARVDIVDVVERYVPLRKSGANYSACCPFHSEKSPSFTVSPSKQFYHCFGCGAHGSAIGFLMQHAGIGFIEAVEDLASSAGLQVPHEERNRAERAKKAPLTEVMGRAMMFYREQLKTSPKAVDYLKGRGLTGEVAAKFGLGYAPDGWQGLQQVFPDYNDAALVECGLVIVNEQGRRYDRFRDRVMFPILDQRGNVIGFGGRVIGQGEPKYLNSPETPLFEKGRELYGLTQARQAIRDSDTVIVVEGYMDVVALAQHGVGNAVATLGTACTPTHVQKLLRQASKVVFCFDGDAAGRKAAWRALEASLEQLSDDKSAGFLFLPPEHDPDSFVRAEGAETFRRLVAHPTTLTEFLLRELKAGVDLSSAEGRARLVHEAKPHLQKLAAPILRVQLVKAVAEVAALTQAEVETQCDLKPAARGRPAPPRTRQRPTPSSVEYKLLQIVLHKPEWAARLPLELIDRDRVEGEALNAIADAIEHGELPAGGFGLLLEFFRNTPHEALIAGIAANMVDEADFGTLENVFNDSVAHLRQTAITDEIKRLSARARDLTAEERQRLAELLAKKRPAPPSTAGTSI, from the coding sequence GTGATCCCAGAAAGCTTCGTCCAGGAACTACTTGCCCGCGTCGACATCGTCGACGTGGTCGAACGTTACGTCCCGCTGCGCAAGTCGGGCGCCAATTACAGCGCCTGTTGCCCGTTCCACTCGGAAAAATCCCCGTCCTTCACGGTCAGCCCGTCCAAGCAGTTCTATCACTGCTTCGGCTGCGGCGCGCACGGCAGCGCCATCGGCTTCCTGATGCAGCACGCCGGCATCGGCTTCATCGAGGCGGTGGAAGATCTCGCCTCCTCGGCCGGCCTGCAGGTGCCGCACGAAGAGCGCAACCGGGCGGAGCGGGCGAAGAAGGCGCCGCTGACGGAAGTGATGGGGCGCGCCATGATGTTCTACCGCGAGCAGCTGAAGACCTCGCCGAAGGCCGTCGACTACCTCAAGGGCCGCGGCCTCACTGGTGAAGTCGCGGCGAAGTTCGGCCTCGGCTACGCGCCCGACGGCTGGCAAGGGCTGCAACAGGTCTTCCCCGACTACAACGACGCGGCGCTGGTCGAATGCGGCCTGGTCATCGTCAATGAACAGGGCCGCCGCTACGACCGCTTCCGCGACCGGGTGATGTTTCCCATCCTCGACCAGCGCGGCAACGTCATCGGCTTCGGCGGCCGTGTGATCGGCCAGGGCGAACCGAAATACCTGAATTCGCCCGAAACACCGCTGTTCGAGAAGGGCCGCGAACTCTACGGCCTGACCCAGGCGCGACAGGCGATCCGCGACAGCGACACGGTGATCGTGGTCGAGGGCTACATGGACGTCGTGGCGCTGGCGCAGCACGGGGTCGGCAATGCCGTGGCAACGCTGGGCACGGCCTGCACCCCGACCCATGTGCAGAAGTTGCTGCGCCAGGCCTCGAAAGTGGTGTTCTGCTTCGATGGCGATGCGGCCGGGCGCAAGGCCGCCTGGCGCGCGCTGGAAGCCAGCCTGGAACAGCTGTCCGACGACAAGTCGGCCGGCTTCCTGTTCCTGCCGCCGGAGCATGACCCCGACAGCTTCGTCCGCGCCGAAGGAGCGGAAACCTTCAGGCGGCTGGTGGCCCATCCCACCACGCTGACCGAATTCCTGCTGCGCGAGCTCAAGGCCGGCGTCGACCTGTCCAGCGCGGAAGGTCGCGCCCGACTGGTGCACGAGGCCAAGCCGCACCTGCAAAAGCTCGCCGCGCCCATCCTGCGCGTGCAACTGGTCAAGGCCGTGGCCGAGGTGGCGGCACTGACCCAGGCCGAGGTCGAAACGCAATGCGACCTGAAGCCGGCCGCCCGCGGACGCCCCGCGCCGCCACGGACAAGGCAGCGGCCAACGCCCTCTTCGGTCGAATACAAACTGCTGCAGATCGTGCTGCACAAACCGGAATGGGCAGCGCGCCTGCCGCTGGAACTGATCGACCGGGATCGGGTGGAAGGCGAGGCGCTCAACGCCATCGCCGACGCCATCGAGCACGGCGAACTGCCGGCCGGCGGCTTCGGCCTGCTGCTGGAGTTCTTCCGCAACACGCCGCATGAGGCCCTGATCGCCGGCATTGCGGCGAACATGGTGGATGAAGCGGATTTCGGAACCCTGGAGAACGTCTTCAACGACAGCGTCGCGCACCTGCGGCAAACGGCGATCACCGATGAAATCAAGCGGCTGAGCGCCCGCGCCCGGGATTTGACGGCCGAAGAGCGGCAACGGCTGGCCGAACTGCTGGCAAAGAAGCGCCCCGCGCCGCCCTCGACGGCAGGGACCTCGATCTGA
- a CDS encoding radical SAM protein: MNAGFPIRYVDPVFRPPSEAESLILPVTDGCSWNHCTFCEMYTAPQKKFRARDVAETLETLRRCGERFGRDIRRVFLADGDALVLPTRRLLEILGAIREHLPAVRRVSSYCLPRNLRKKSVDELKELAAAGLTMAYVGAESGDDEVLAKVNKGESFASTCEALDKLQQAGIRRSVMILNGLGGKALSAQHSVNSARLANAMQPEYLATLVVSFPQGEERFRAAFPEWQPCDQRELFTEMETFIAALELKRTVFRSDHVSNRLVLKGTLGAEKPRLLAEIRAAIAAPETAKLRPVWMRGL, translated from the coding sequence ATGAACGCCGGCTTCCCGATCCGCTATGTCGATCCCGTATTCCGCCCGCCCAGCGAGGCGGAATCGCTGATCCTGCCCGTGACCGACGGCTGCTCGTGGAACCACTGCACCTTTTGCGAGATGTACACCGCGCCGCAGAAAAAATTCCGCGCCCGTGATGTCGCGGAAACGCTGGAGACCCTGCGCCGCTGCGGCGAACGCTTCGGCAGAGACATCCGGCGCGTGTTTCTCGCCGACGGCGATGCGCTGGTGCTGCCGACCCGGCGCCTGCTCGAAATCCTCGGCGCGATCCGCGAACACCTGCCGGCGGTGCGCCGCGTCTCCAGCTACTGCCTGCCGCGCAACCTGCGCAAGAAGTCGGTCGACGAACTCAAGGAACTGGCAGCCGCCGGCCTCACCATGGCCTACGTCGGCGCCGAATCGGGCGACGACGAAGTGCTGGCGAAGGTAAACAAGGGCGAAAGCTTCGCCAGCACCTGCGAAGCACTCGACAAATTGCAGCAAGCCGGCATCCGGCGCTCGGTGATGATCCTCAACGGCCTCGGCGGCAAGGCCCTGTCGGCGCAGCACTCGGTGAACTCGGCCCGCCTCGCCAATGCCATGCAACCGGAATACCTGGCCACGCTGGTGGTGAGCTTCCCGCAGGGTGAAGAACGCTTTCGCGCTGCCTTTCCGGAATGGCAGCCCTGCGATCAGCGCGAACTGTTTACGGAAATGGAAACCTTCATCGCGGCACTGGAGCTGAAGCGCACCGTGTTCCGCAGCGACCACGTCTCCAATCGCCTGGTACTGAAAGGCACGCTGGGCGCAGAAAAGCCGCGCCTGCTGGCCGAGATTCGCGCCGCCATCGCAGCCCCGGAGACAGCCAAACTGCGCCCGGTGTGGATGCGAGGCTTGTAG
- the rpoD gene encoding RNA polymerase sigma factor RpoD, with amino-acid sequence MPKEIAKQSKSKAAAKPVAKKPAPRKPVPAKKPVPVKAAAKAAPAKSRTPAKVAAKAPAKPAPAKTPAKAAPAKTVKHAAPAEEVVVAAKPVAQPVAAKSVAKAIAESRGRKSKEKLIAPEAKLIDLDTKRTRLKNLIALGKERGYLTYAEINDHLPDDLVDAEQIESIISTFNDMSIQVFDEAPAVDDLLLNESAPAPVDVAEVEEEAEQALSTVDSEFGRTTDPVRMYMREMGSVELLTREGEIEIAKRIEDGLKHMIMAISACPTTIAEMLETAGKVARDEMRIDELVDGLIDPNATDEDIEALAEDEELEVEEDTEDDEDDGGARISASLLQLKQDALERFSVIHALFAKLQPTLAKKGSQDKGYLRLQKQISDELMNIRFTAKSIERLCDSVRGMVEAVRSHERKILHLCVDKAHMPRAHFIKVFPGHEIDMEWLKHEVQSGKPYAAQLMRAAPNILEEQQRLIDLQTRIGIPLKELKDINKQMSTGEAKARRAKREMTEANLRLVISIAKKYTNRGLQFLDLIQEGNIGLMKAVDKFEYRRGYKFSTYATWWIRQAITRSIADQARTIRIPVHMIETINKMNRISRQILQETGLEPDPATLAIKMEMPEEKIRKILKISKEPISMETPIGDDDDSHLGDFIEDQATLSPGDAALFASLREVTKEVLDSLTPREAKVLRMRFGIEMNTDHTLEEVGKQFDVTRERIRQIEAKALRKLRHPTRSEKLRSFLDSET; translated from the coding sequence ATGCCGAAGGAAATCGCCAAGCAGAGCAAGTCGAAGGCCGCCGCCAAGCCGGTCGCGAAGAAACCTGCGCCCAGGAAGCCGGTGCCGGCCAAGAAGCCCGTGCCCGTGAAGGCTGCCGCCAAAGCTGCCCCGGCCAAGTCCAGGACACCCGCGAAAGTAGCCGCCAAAGCCCCGGCCAAGCCAGCGCCGGCAAAAACCCCGGCCAAGGCCGCTCCTGCCAAGACCGTGAAGCATGCGGCACCGGCAGAGGAAGTTGTCGTGGCCGCCAAACCCGTCGCCCAGCCGGTCGCCGCCAAATCGGTCGCCAAGGCCATCGCCGAATCGCGCGGCCGCAAGAGCAAGGAAAAGCTGATCGCCCCCGAGGCGAAGCTGATCGACCTCGACACCAAGCGCACGCGCCTGAAGAACCTGATCGCGCTCGGCAAGGAACGCGGCTACCTGACCTACGCCGAAATCAACGACCACCTGCCCGACGACCTGGTGGATGCGGAGCAGATCGAATCGATCATCTCCACCTTCAACGACATGAGCATCCAGGTGTTCGACGAGGCGCCCGCCGTCGATGACCTGCTGCTCAACGAATCGGCGCCGGCGCCGGTGGATGTGGCGGAAGTCGAGGAAGAAGCCGAACAGGCACTGTCCACGGTCGATTCCGAATTCGGCCGCACCACCGACCCGGTGCGCATGTACATGCGCGAGATGGGCTCGGTGGAACTCCTCACCCGCGAGGGCGAAATCGAAATCGCCAAGCGCATCGAGGATGGCTTGAAGCACATGATCATGGCGATTTCCGCCTGCCCCACCACCATCGCCGAAATGCTGGAAACGGCAGGCAAGGTGGCGCGCGACGAAATGCGCATCGACGAACTGGTCGATGGCCTGATCGATCCGAACGCCACGGATGAAGACATCGAGGCGCTGGCCGAGGACGAAGAGCTGGAAGTCGAGGAAGATACCGAGGACGACGAGGACGACGGCGGCGCGCGGATTTCCGCCTCGCTGCTGCAACTCAAGCAGGACGCCCTCGAACGCTTCTCGGTGATCCACGCCCTGTTTGCCAAGCTGCAGCCGACGCTGGCGAAGAAGGGTTCGCAGGACAAGGGCTACCTGCGCCTGCAGAAGCAGATTTCGGACGAACTGATGAACATCCGCTTCACCGCCAAGTCGATCGAGCGCCTGTGCGACTCGGTGCGCGGCATGGTCGAAGCGGTACGCAGCCACGAGCGCAAGATCCTGCACCTCTGCGTGGACAAGGCGCACATGCCACGCGCCCATTTCATCAAGGTCTTCCCCGGCCACGAGATCGACATGGAGTGGCTCAAGCACGAAGTGCAGTCGGGCAAGCCCTATGCCGCGCAACTGATGCGCGCCGCGCCGAACATCCTTGAGGAGCAGCAACGCCTGATCGACCTGCAAACGCGCATCGGCATTCCGCTCAAGGAACTCAAGGACATCAACAAGCAGATGTCCACCGGCGAAGCCAAGGCGCGCCGCGCCAAGCGCGAGATGACCGAGGCCAATCTGCGCCTGGTGATTTCGATCGCCAAGAAGTACACCAACCGCGGCCTGCAGTTCCTCGACCTGATCCAGGAAGGCAACATCGGCCTGATGAAGGCGGTGGACAAGTTCGAATACCGTCGCGGCTACAAGTTCTCGACCTACGCCACCTGGTGGATCCGCCAGGCCATCACGCGTTCGATCGCCGACCAGGCACGTACCATCCGCATCCCGGTGCACATGATCGAAACCATCAACAAGATGAACCGCATCAGCCGCCAGATCCTCCAGGAAACCGGCCTTGAGCCGGATCCGGCGACGCTGGCGATCAAGATGGAAATGCCCGAGGAGAAGATCCGCAAGATCCTCAAGATTTCCAAGGAACCGATTTCCATGGAAACGCCGATCGGCGACGACGACGATTCCCACCTTGGCGATTTCATCGAGGACCAGGCGACGCTGTCGCCGGGCGACGCGGCGCTGTTCGCCAGCCTGCGCGAGGTGACCAAGGAGGTGCTGGACAGCCTGACGCCGCGCGAAGCCAAGGTGCTGCGCATGCGCTTCGGCATCGAAATGAACACCGATCACACCCTGGAAGAAGTCGGCAAGCAGTTCGACGTGACCCGCGAACGCATCCGCCAGATTGAAGCCAAGGCCTTGCGCAAGCTGCGTCACCCGACCCGTTCGGAAAAGTTGCGCAGTTTCCTCGATTCCGAAACCTGA
- a CDS encoding DUF7343 domain-containing protein, giving the protein MQYLKNNGQRFDSEIAAATGLSLAKVRRSISDLSARGEISKCSVTRFNTDGQKVEAVLCRVAGYIPPKSPGRKPGASS; this is encoded by the coding sequence ATGCAATACCTGAAAAACAACGGTCAGCGTTTCGACTCGGAAATTGCTGCCGCAACGGGTCTCTCGCTGGCGAAAGTGCGCCGCTCGATTTCCGACCTGTCGGCGCGCGGCGAGATTTCAAAGTGCAGCGTGACCCGCTTCAACACCGACGGCCAGAAAGTCGAAGCCGTGCTGTGCCGCGTGGCCGGATACATACCGCCCAAGAGCCCCGGCCGCAAACCCGGCGCGTCGAGCTGA
- the rpsU gene encoding 30S ribosomal protein S21 translates to MPGIRLKENEPFEVAIRRFKRAIEKTGLLTELRAREFYEKPTTERKRKAAAAVKRHHKRIRSQLLPPKMY, encoded by the coding sequence ATGCCGGGTATTCGCCTCAAGGAAAACGAGCCGTTTGAAGTCGCGATCCGTCGCTTCAAGCGCGCCATCGAGAAGACTGGCCTCCTCACCGAACTGCGCGCGCGCGAGTTCTACGAGAAGCCCACGACCGAGCGCAAGCGCAAGGCCGCCGCCGCCGTCAAGCGCCATCACAAGCGCATTCGCAGCCAGCTTCTGCCGCCGAAGATGTATTGA
- the ahcY gene encoding adenosylhomocysteinase has product MNAVTDKKDYVIADLGLADWGRKEIRIAETEMPGLMAIREEFARSQPLKGARITGSLHMTIQTAVLIETLTALGAEVRWASCNIFSTQDHAAAAIAADGVAVFAVKGESLVDYWDYTHRIFEWPDNGYSNMILDDGGDATLLLHLGSRAEKDISVLDNPDSEEATVLFASIKAKLAKDKTWYSTRLAKIKGVTEETTTGVHRLYQMHERGELKIPAINVNDSVTKSKFDNLYGCRESLVDGIKRATDVMIAGKVALIAGYGDVGKGSAQAMRALSAQVWVTEIDPICALQAAMEGYRVVTMDYAADKADIFVTCTGNVHVIDHGHMAKMKDQAIVCNIGHFDSEINVASLEKYQWEEIKPQVDHVIFPDGKRIILLAKGRLVNLGCGTGHPSYVMSSSFANQTIAQIELFTRNADYPVGVYTLPKHLDEKVARLQLKKLNAQLTELTDEQAAYIGVPKNGPYKADQYRY; this is encoded by the coding sequence ATGAACGCCGTGACTGACAAAAAAGATTACGTTATCGCCGACCTTGGCCTGGCCGATTGGGGCCGCAAGGAAATCCGCATCGCCGAAACCGAGATGCCGGGCCTCATGGCGATCCGCGAGGAATTCGCCAGGAGCCAGCCGCTCAAGGGCGCGCGCATCACCGGCAGCCTGCACATGACGATCCAGACTGCGGTGCTGATCGAAACGCTGACGGCGCTGGGCGCCGAAGTGCGCTGGGCTTCGTGCAACATCTTCTCGACCCAGGACCACGCTGCCGCCGCCATCGCCGCCGACGGCGTGGCCGTGTTCGCCGTGAAGGGCGAGTCGCTGGTCGACTACTGGGATTACACCCACCGCATTTTCGAATGGCCCGACAACGGCTACAGCAACATGATCCTCGATGACGGCGGCGACGCGACGCTGCTGCTGCATCTGGGTAGCCGCGCCGAGAAGGACATCTCGGTGCTGGACAATCCGGACAGCGAGGAAGCCACCGTGCTGTTCGCTTCCATCAAGGCCAAGCTCGCCAAGGACAAGACCTGGTACTCGACCCGCCTGGCCAAGATCAAGGGCGTGACGGAAGAGACCACCACCGGCGTGCACCGTCTCTACCAGATGCACGAGCGCGGCGAACTGAAGATTCCCGCGATCAACGTCAATGATTCGGTCACCAAGTCGAAATTCGACAACCTCTACGGCTGCCGCGAGTCGCTGGTCGACGGCATCAAGCGCGCCACCGACGTCATGATCGCCGGCAAGGTCGCGCTGATCGCCGGCTACGGCGACGTCGGCAAGGGCTCGGCGCAGGCCATGCGCGCGCTGTCGGCGCAGGTCTGGGTCACCGAAATCGATCCGATCTGCGCGCTGCAGGCGGCGATGGAAGGCTACCGCGTCGTGACCATGGACTATGCCGCCGACAAGGCCGACATTTTCGTCACCTGCACCGGCAACGTGCATGTCATCGACCACGGCCACATGGCGAAGATGAAGGACCAGGCCATCGTCTGCAACATCGGCCACTTTGATTCCGAGATCAATGTCGCCTCGCTCGAAAAGTACCAGTGGGAGGAAATCAAGCCGCAGGTCGACCACGTGATCTTCCCCGACGGCAAGCGCATCATTCTTCTTGCCAAGGGTCGCCTGGTTAACCTCGGCTGCGGCACGGGGCACCCCAGCTACGTGATGTCGTCGTCGTTTGCCAACCAGACCATCGCGCAGATCGAGCTGTTCACCCGCAATGCCGACTATCCGGTCGGCGTCTACACCCTGCCCAAGCACCTCGACGAAAAAGTGGCGCGCCTGCAGCTGAAGAAGTTGAATGCGCAGCTGACGGAACTGACCGACGAGCAGGCCGCCTACATCGGCGTGCCGAAGAACGGGCCGTACAAGGCCGATCAGTACAGGTACTAA